One genomic region from Flavobacterium lindanitolerans encodes:
- a CDS encoding gliding motility-associated C-terminal domain-containing protein: protein MRTTIIGNLFLVLLFGGSMQAQMANTGEMSVLPGTTLSTYLDFDNTPTATFTNDGEFHVFRNFNNDGKVSFTSGQRGYTLFEGNRLQSISGNAPSDYFKFYDVLFNNSSPQPPFRLSGTISISGNSDLLNGIVKGEGDGLAVYENKATHSNTDNDSHIDGYVQKNGDEEFWFPIGNGGYHRPAKIAPTSPNAPTDAFIGKYFLENSNALYPHASKAGNVEVIDNTEYWTIDRLDGETEIMLSLTWNELTTPEFIWRGLEGSGVEEEKVTIVRWNEEQNLWVDEGGIVDRGNGGTGTVTSFFTTSGFGVFTLAKVKRRVEPEGNIVIYNGVTPNGDGKNDYFFIDGITHYPNNRVSIYNRWGVKVFETTNYDSDGNVFNGISHGRATIQPDSKLPSGTYFYVLTYEFSSPSGNKRNIEKAGYLYLNDN, encoded by the coding sequence ATGAGAACAACAATAATCGGGAATTTATTTTTAGTACTGCTCTTTGGGGGGAGCATGCAGGCACAGATGGCAAATACAGGAGAAATGTCAGTATTGCCGGGAACCACACTTTCTACCTATCTGGATTTTGACAATACCCCAACAGCAACCTTTACAAATGACGGAGAGTTCCATGTCTTCCGAAATTTTAACAACGACGGAAAAGTAAGTTTCACGTCAGGACAACGTGGCTATACCTTGTTTGAGGGTAACAGGCTGCAGTCTATTTCCGGAAATGCACCAAGCGACTACTTTAAATTTTATGATGTACTTTTCAACAACAGTTCACCACAACCTCCTTTCAGGCTTTCGGGAACAATAAGTATATCAGGCAATTCTGATTTACTAAACGGTATTGTGAAAGGTGAAGGTGATGGTCTGGCTGTTTATGAAAACAAGGCAACCCATTCCAATACCGACAATGACAGTCATATTGACGGATACGTACAAAAAAACGGTGATGAGGAATTCTGGTTTCCAATAGGGAATGGAGGATACCACAGACCAGCCAAAATAGCACCTACATCTCCAAATGCACCTACCGACGCATTTATAGGGAAATACTTTCTCGAAAACTCCAATGCCTTATATCCACACGCCAGCAAGGCAGGAAATGTAGAGGTAATCGACAATACCGAATACTGGACAATTGACAGATTAGACGGGGAGACCGAAATTATGCTTTCTCTTACCTGGAACGAATTGACAACTCCTGAATTTATCTGGCGTGGTCTTGAAGGCTCTGGCGTAGAGGAAGAAAAAGTGACTATTGTCCGCTGGAATGAAGAGCAGAACCTTTGGGTTGATGAAGGCGGAATTGTCGATAGAGGCAATGGAGGCACAGGAACCGTGACGTCTTTTTTCACAACTTCGGGATTTGGCGTATTTACACTTGCCAAAGTAAAAAGAAGAGTAGAACCGGAAGGAAATATCGTAATCTACAACGGGGTTACTCCAAACGGTGATGGCAAAAACGACTACTTTTTTATTGACGGCATCACGCACTACCCAAACAACAGGGTGAGTATCTACAACCGTTGGGGCGTGAAAGTCTTTGAAACTACAAATTACGATTCTGATGGGAATGTATTCAATGGCATTTCGCATGGAAGAGCAACCATACAACCAGACAGCAAATTGCCTTCCGGTACTTATTTCTATGTGCTTACCTATGAATTTTCTTCGCCATCCGGAAACAAAAG